One Defluviimonas sp. SAOS-178_SWC DNA window includes the following coding sequences:
- a CDS encoding ABC transporter ATP-binding protein, producing the protein MPNIQLDRVHKAFGETQIIPQFDASINDGEFLVLLGPSGCGKSTLLRMIAGLSDITDGTLRFDGRDVGNWTPSQRGVAFVFQSYALYPHMTVRENIAFPLLMDRFRKWHHIPVVSSFVRWRMMHEPGIVERTDRIAAQLELTALMNRRPANLSGGQRQRVALARALVRDPSLYLLDEPLSNLDAKLRTQMRSEISALHQRVQKTFIYVTHDQVEAMTMATKIIVMDKGVIQQIGTPDEIYARPANTFVARFVGAPPMNLMNVTISGNALTLDRCTWQAAHPLPQDGQAILGIRPENFRLVPEGQGPLPVEIVLVERLGAEVILGCQVLSGQAGKADALLRQDLIHVRVAGNPGLSHGDRAALTYDADRLNWYSTETGVALDASGASLWQSA; encoded by the coding sequence ATGCCCAACATTCAGCTTGACCGGGTCCACAAGGCTTTTGGCGAGACTCAGATCATCCCGCAGTTCGACGCCAGCATCAACGATGGCGAGTTCCTGGTTCTGCTTGGCCCCTCCGGCTGCGGAAAGTCCACGCTTTTGCGGATGATCGCGGGGCTTAGCGACATTACCGATGGCACATTGCGCTTTGACGGCCGCGATGTGGGCAACTGGACGCCCAGCCAACGTGGCGTGGCCTTCGTGTTTCAGTCCTACGCGCTTTACCCCCATATGACCGTGCGGGAAAATATCGCCTTTCCCTTGCTGATGGACCGTTTCCGCAAATGGCATCACATTCCGGTCGTCAGCAGCTTCGTGCGCTGGCGGATGATGCATGAGCCCGGGATCGTCGAGCGGACGGACCGCATCGCCGCGCAGCTTGAGCTGACCGCGCTGATGAACCGGCGCCCGGCAAACCTGTCGGGTGGTCAGCGGCAGCGCGTGGCGCTGGCCCGGGCACTGGTGCGCGATCCCTCACTCTACCTTCTGGACGAGCCGCTGTCGAACCTGGATGCCAAGCTGCGGACGCAGATGCGCTCCGAGATTTCTGCGCTGCATCAGCGAGTGCAGAAAACCTTCATCTATGTGACCCATGATCAGGTTGAGGCGATGACCATGGCGACCAAGATCATCGTCATGGACAAGGGCGTGATCCAGCAGATCGGTACGCCCGATGAGATCTACGCGCGGCCCGCGAACACCTTTGTTGCCCGCTTTGTCGGTGCGCCGCCGATGAACCTGATGAACGTCACGATCAGCGGCAACGCGCTGACTCTGGACAGATGCACCTGGCAGGCAGCTCACCCGCTGCCGCAGGACGGTCAGGCAATCCTGGGTATCCGGCCCGAGAATTTCCGCCTGGTGCCGGAAGGGCAGGGGCCGCTTCCGGTCGAGATCGTGCTGGTGGAACGGCTTGGGGCCGAGGTGATCCTTGGCTGCCAGGTGCTTTCAGGCCAGGCCGGCAAGGCCGACGCATTGCTGCGACAGGATCTGATCCATGTCCGGGTTGCCGGAAATCCGGGCCTTTCGCATGGCGACAGAGCCGCGCTGACTTATGACGCGGATCGGCTCAACTGGTATTCCACGGAAACCGGGGTGGCGCTTGACGCCTCAGGGGCATCGCTGTGGCAGTCGGCATGA
- a CDS encoding carbohydrate ABC transporter permease, whose product MNRLTSATKTLLQALLVLLLVVFGGFPIYWMATTALSTNAELYNSGQVPWPQLSNLPTALEELTKLPLLRWLGNTGIVAVGTTLLSLILGSLAGYGLSRFRFHGKGIIGFLLFMTQVVPEALILVPLYAMFISLGLLNSLTGLVLANVGFSLPVAAFIIKGAIDAVPYEIEESAAVDNCPRLSVLTMIVLPIIAPSLAAAAVIAFFAGWNEYLFAATFLMDNSLWPASVGLASFIGQYETPLSAVMSAALIFSLPAVVFFLLIQRKIVAGITAGAVKG is encoded by the coding sequence ATGAACCGGCTGACCTCCGCGACCAAAACCTTGCTGCAAGCGCTGCTGGTGCTGCTTCTGGTCGTCTTCGGGGGCTTTCCGATTTACTGGATGGCCACCACCGCGCTGTCGACCAATGCCGAGCTTTACAACAGCGGGCAGGTGCCTTGGCCGCAACTGTCAAACCTGCCCACCGCGCTGGAGGAGCTGACGAAGCTGCCGCTGCTGCGCTGGCTGGGCAACACCGGGATCGTCGCGGTGGGAACCACGCTCCTCAGCCTGATCCTTGGCTCGCTTGCGGGCTATGGCCTCAGCCGGTTCCGCTTTCATGGCAAGGGTATCATCGGCTTCCTGCTGTTCATGACGCAGGTTGTGCCCGAAGCGCTGATCCTTGTGCCGCTTTATGCCATGTTCATCAGCCTTGGACTGTTGAACAGCCTGACGGGGCTGGTCCTGGCGAATGTCGGCTTCTCGCTGCCGGTGGCGGCCTTCATCATCAAGGGCGCGATCGACGCGGTGCCTTACGAGATCGAGGAATCCGCCGCTGTCGACAACTGCCCGCGGCTGAGTGTGCTGACCATGATCGTCCTGCCGATCATTGCCCCCTCGCTGGCTGCTGCTGCGGTGATCGCCTTCTTCGCGGGCTGGAACGAATACCTGTTCGCCGCGACCTTCTTGATGGACAACTCCCTTTGGCCCGCCAGCGTCGGCCTTGCCTCCTTTATCGGGCAGTATGAAACGCCGCTTTCCGCCGTGATGAGTGCCGCCCTGATCTTCAGCCTGCCCGCCGTCGTCTTTTTCCTGCTGATCCAGCGCAAGATCGTGGCGGGCATCACTGCCGGCGCCGTGAAAGGATAA
- a CDS encoding ABC transporter substrate-binding protein produces MAFSALARAALLSTVMALPLHAEEPVNLVISNSQWLDALRGEGLWNAVKAYEATAPGVTLESLGIPSKDYGDRLMTEFGAGKGPDIAIMQEGVFFALADAGLLVDVGAAVEGVSLNATKDNGIIDGVTLGVPWQRAAYALIYNADLVGAAGVAVPTTVPELIASAQGVQDKTGAIGFTSRHQISDFSGFYMDFQSWAYGHGVSWVDAEGKLTINTPEAAAAIAAFKQVYDAKIIPVGDDMPTQRTRFKEKQVGFSIDNSGGTLNIASGGAMESSRMKSAAMPFPHPGAHQQIYVAVNANSEHPEEAIAFLKWLVTPEAQAALRKASGPDALATDVPLDADFVAKNPWAPVFAELAQQSHSVLIPGYEVETTQIMRPVMEAVEEVLVTGITPEEALAKAQDKVDQMF; encoded by the coding sequence ATGGCCTTTTCCGCCCTGGCGCGTGCTGCGCTGCTTTCAACCGTCATGGCCTTGCCGCTGCATGCGGAAGAGCCGGTGAATTTGGTAATCTCGAACTCGCAATGGCTGGACGCCTTGCGCGGTGAGGGGCTCTGGAATGCCGTCAAGGCATATGAGGCGACCGCGCCCGGTGTGACGCTGGAATCGCTGGGAATCCCCTCCAAGGATTACGGCGACCGCCTGATGACCGAGTTCGGGGCAGGCAAGGGCCCTGACATCGCCATCATGCAGGAAGGCGTGTTCTTTGCGCTGGCGGATGCGGGCCTGCTGGTTGATGTCGGTGCCGCAGTCGAAGGCGTCAGCCTGAATGCCACCAAGGACAATGGCATCATCGACGGGGTTACGCTGGGCGTTCCGTGGCAGCGTGCGGCCTATGCGCTGATCTACAACGCGGATCTGGTCGGGGCGGCGGGCGTTGCGGTTCCGACCACCGTGCCGGAACTGATCGCCAGCGCGCAAGGCGTGCAGGACAAGACCGGCGCTATCGGCTTCACCTCGCGGCACCAGATCAGCGACTTTTCCGGCTTCTATATGGATTTCCAGAGCTGGGCCTACGGTCATGGGGTAAGCTGGGTCGATGCCGAGGGCAAGCTGACCATCAACACGCCCGAAGCGGCGGCGGCCATTGCGGCCTTCAAGCAGGTGTATGATGCGAAGATCATCCCGGTCGGAGACGACATGCCGACGCAGCGCACCCGGTTCAAGGAAAAGCAGGTCGGCTTCAGCATCGACAATTCCGGCGGCACGCTGAACATTGCTTCCGGTGGCGCGATGGAAAGCAGCCGCATGAAATCGGCGGCGATGCCTTTCCCGCATCCGGGGGCGCATCAGCAGATCTATGTGGCGGTGAATGCCAACAGCGAACACCCCGAGGAAGCCATCGCCTTTCTGAAATGGCTGGTTACACCGGAAGCCCAGGCGGCGCTGCGCAAGGCGTCGGGCCCCGATGCGCTGGCAACCGATGTGCCGCTGGATGCGGATTTCGTGGCGAAGAACCCCTGGGCACCGGTCTTTGCCGAGCTTGCACAGCAGTCCCACTCGGTCCTGATCCCGGGCTACGAAGTGGAGACGACGCAGATCATGCGCCCGGTGATGGAGGCGGTCGAGGAAGTTCTGGTCACAGGCATCACTCCGGAGGAAGCTTTGGCCAAAGCGCAGGACAAAGTCGACCAGATGTTCTGA
- a CDS encoding M24 family metallopeptidase: MEIQRKITKYLLRCPEICANLDSKGSTDMLNTARRSAMAVPSENLLQGFQPDFEFTPVDPLPEAEFVERLRHIRREATVAGHDVILAHADSIGAYRVSNSYLRYICDWMREGVLVIPTDENLPLTLFSFYSSSVLLPPGGEPVLVEDIWQVGTWGRETYNRPGRAKDRVVEALGTHLERGGLASSQIGLFGDATSQPYWDELAGRLPRSRLVPDAEIIERMQRRRSKREQAVIRAAAQLASIGMQAAYHVTRPGVTDYEIYAAFTFAQMARGGEWGDGYQIGINRFGTHCGKPYGHVVRSGDLINLYISAVSYHGYTAQIARMIAVGSITDKQEEVLQMCVEGVEAAAARVRPGALVSEAADASFEPYIRRGYLTSADSRTMPYNWSSSDDGSPRLIPRRHVPDVDWEAQGRKLMHVYPATHGPHNPNVGHSISMPKFRPYNIASNNHDRFEEGMTFVLHSQWLEPEVAGANIGDCYLVTDNGCENLSCDTPLAVHRVKV; this comes from the coding sequence TTGGAAATCCAGCGCAAAATTACGAAATATTTATTGCGATGTCCTGAAATCTGCGCCAACCTCGATTCCAAAGGGAGCACAGATATGCTGAACACCGCCAGACGCAGCGCCATGGCCGTACCATCGGAGAACCTACTTCAGGGGTTCCAACCCGATTTTGAGTTCACCCCCGTCGACCCCTTGCCGGAGGCGGAATTTGTCGAGAGGCTGCGGCATATCCGGCGCGAGGCCACCGTTGCGGGGCATGATGTCATCCTGGCCCATGCCGACAGCATCGGCGCTTACCGCGTGTCCAACTCATACCTGCGCTATATCTGCGACTGGATGCGCGAGGGTGTGCTGGTCATCCCGACCGACGAAAACCTGCCGCTGACATTGTTTTCCTTCTACAGCAGCTCGGTCCTGCTGCCCCCGGGGGGCGAGCCCGTGCTGGTCGAGGATATCTGGCAGGTCGGCACCTGGGGGCGCGAAACCTATAATCGGCCGGGCCGCGCCAAGGACCGCGTGGTCGAGGCGCTTGGCACCCATCTGGAGCGCGGTGGCCTGGCCTCCAGCCAGATCGGCCTGTTCGGCGACGCGACATCACAGCCCTACTGGGATGAGCTGGCCGGGCGTCTGCCACGCAGTCGGCTGGTGCCGGACGCCGAGATCATCGAGCGGATGCAGCGCCGCCGCAGCAAGCGGGAGCAGGCCGTCATCCGCGCTGCGGCGCAACTGGCCAGCATCGGGATGCAGGCCGCCTATCATGTTACGCGCCCGGGTGTCACCGATTACGAGATCTATGCCGCCTTCACCTTTGCCCAGATGGCGCGGGGCGGTGAATGGGGCGATGGCTATCAGATCGGCATAAATCGCTTTGGCACGCATTGCGGCAAGCCTTATGGCCATGTCGTGCGCTCGGGCGATCTGATTAACCTCTATATCTCGGCGGTCAGCTATCACGGCTACACCGCGCAGATCGCCCGCATGATCGCGGTGGGCAGCATCACGGACAAGCAGGAGGAGGTGTTGCAGATGTGCGTCGAGGGGGTCGAGGCCGCCGCTGCGCGGGTCCGCCCCGGCGCCCTGGTCTCCGAAGCTGCCGATGCGTCGTTCGAACCCTACATCCGGCGCGGGTATCTGACTTCGGCCGACAGCCGCACCATGCCTTACAACTGGTCCTCCAGCGATGACGGTTCGCCAAGGCTGATCCCGCGCCGCCATGTGCCGGATGTCGACTGGGAAGCGCAGGGCCGCAAGCTGATGCACGTCTATCCGGCCACGCATGGGCCGCATAACCCGAATGTCGGGCACTCGATCTCGATGCCGAAGTTCCGGCCTTACAACATCGCCTCGAACAACCATGACAGGTTCGAGGAGGGCATGACCTTCGTGCTGCACTCGCAATGGCTTGAGCCGGAGGTTGCGGGTGCCAATATCGGTGACTGCTATCTGGTGACCGACAACGGTTGCGAAAACCTGAGCTGCGATACCCCGCTTGCAGTTCACCGGGTCAAAGTCTGA
- a CDS encoding carbohydrate ABC transporter permease — MPYAFMMLPVIYLAIFMFWPLGRQIWLSFTRTRLANPNRSEFIGLRNYERLFDNPDFYTALYVTVTYSLLAVLIGVAVGTVAALAMNRPFPGRTLVRAILLFGWAVPNVAAALIWLWIFNERSGVLNSIVTGLGLERITWLTSTDMALSSILLVTVWQVAPFVMLVMLAALQSVPQEVKEAARVDGADALNIFRAVTLPHVMPTLQLVSLLVAVWSIRRFDIIYLLTGGGPIGSTSTLIVKLRQVAFENHDLGLASAYGVIGLILALSVAAVHAAFNHHRQKGQS; from the coding sequence ATGCCTTATGCCTTCATGATGCTGCCGGTCATCTATCTGGCCATCTTCATGTTCTGGCCCCTGGGGCGCCAGATCTGGCTCAGCTTCACCCGCACGCGGCTGGCCAATCCCAACCGCAGCGAGTTCATCGGGCTGCGGAACTATGAACGTCTGTTCGATAACCCGGATTTCTACACCGCGCTTTACGTCACCGTAACCTATTCGTTGTTGGCGGTGCTGATCGGGGTGGCCGTTGGAACTGTCGCGGCACTGGCCATGAACCGGCCATTTCCGGGGCGGACGCTGGTACGGGCCATCCTGCTGTTCGGCTGGGCGGTGCCCAACGTGGCGGCGGCGCTGATCTGGCTGTGGATCTTCAACGAACGTTCGGGCGTGCTGAACAGCATCGTCACCGGGCTGGGGCTGGAGCGGATCACCTGGCTGACCAGCACCGACATGGCCCTGTCCTCGATCCTTCTGGTCACGGTCTGGCAGGTGGCGCCTTTCGTCATGCTGGTCATGCTGGCCGCGCTGCAATCCGTTCCGCAAGAGGTGAAGGAGGCCGCCCGCGTGGATGGCGCGGACGCGCTGAACATCTTCCGCGCCGTGACCTTGCCGCATGTCATGCCGACCTTGCAGCTGGTGTCGCTACTGGTTGCCGTCTGGTCGATCCGACGGTTTGACATTATCTATCTGCTGACCGGCGGCGGCCCGATCGGAAGCACCAGCACCCTGATCGTGAAACTGCGGCAGGTTGCCTTTGAAAACCACGACCTCGGCCTTGCCAGCGCCTATGGCGTGATCGGCCTGATCCTGGCCCTGTCGGTTGCCGCCGTGCATGCCGCCTTCAACCACCATCGCCAGAAAGGGCAAAGCTGA